DNA from Sphingomonas sp. R1:
CGGTGTAGATGGCGCCGGCGACGAAGAAGAAGTCATAGCACACGCCGTGCAGCGCGACGCCGAGATAGATCGCCCAGATCCCCGCACCGCCGTCGCCGATGGCGAACAGCGCATAGCGCACCGCCCAGGCAATCATGCCGACGAGCAGCAGCGGCTTCACCCCGAAGCGGCGATAGAGCCACGGCATCGAGAACATGAAGACGAGTTCGGACATCTGCCCGATCGCCAGCGTGCCGCCGACATTCTCGATCCCCACCACCCCGACATAGGGCGAGGCATAGGCATAATACATCGCCAGCGGGATCGAGATCAGGGTCGCGCAGAGGATGAAGATCAGGAACGAGCGGTTACGCATCAGCCCGAAGGCTGCGGTGCAGAATACCTCCGCGGCCAGGCTCTTGCCCTGCGGCGCATCGGGCTGAACATTGGGCAGGGTGATGCTGTAGAGGCCCAGCGCGAGCGAGACGACGCCCGCCACCTGGAAGATCTGCGGGCTGGCGGAGAGGTGCGCCCAGCCGATGATCAGCCCGGCGACGATCCAGCCCAGCGTGCCAAAGGCGCGGACGAAGGGGAAGCGGTCGACGCGCTCGCCGAAGCTCTTGAGCGCGATCGTGTTCGCCAGGCCCACGGTCGGCATGTAGAGGATCATGTAGCCGAGCAGCAGCCAGACGAAGCTTGCGCCATGCTCGGGCGTGAGCAGCGTCGGCAGGATAAAGAGCAGCACGCCGCCGATGAGGTGCAAAGCCACCATCAGCATCCTGGGGCTGAGAAACCGCGCTGCGGCCATCCCGAGCAGGAAAGATCCGACAATCGAGGCGATGGGGCCGACGGAGAACGCGTTGGCGATCAGGCTACCCAGCCCGACGGTCTGCATCACCAGCCCGAGCGTAACGTTCCACGCGCCCCAGACGAAGAACTGCAAGAACATCAGCGCGCTGAGGCGCCCCGTGAGCAATCCCGACAGTGACTGTGCGCGGCCCGCAACAAACCCTTCAGCAGCGACCATGCGCGCCCTCTCCCCCGAATGCGGCTTTGCCGCTGTTCGAATCGCAGCCTATGCACTCCGACAAGTGATGTAAAGGATTACATCGACGGGGCTCGACACGGCCCATCGCAACCGACAAAGGTACCTGCATGGCTACGATTATCGAGGTTGCCGCGGCTGCCGGCGTTTCCACGGCGACCGTCTCGCGCGTGCTCAGCCAGCCAGGACGGGTGGCCGAAGCGACGCGGGTACGCGTGATGGAGGTTGTCGAGGCGCTCGATTACCGCCCGAACGTCGCCGCGCGGACGCTGCGCACATTGCGCGCCGCCAAGATCCTGCTGACCGTGCCGGACATTTCCAATCCCTTTTTCGCCAGCGTCATCCGCGGCGCGGAAGAGGCGGCGCGCGACACGGGGTACGCTGTGGTGCTTGGCGATACCCGCCACGATCCCGAGGTGGAGGACCAATATGCCGAGATGCTGTCGCGCCGCGAGGTGGATGGGCTCGTTTTCCTAGGCCATCGGCTGCCCGCCAGCCTCGAGGCGCTCGTCGCCCGGCAGGGCGCCGCGGCACCGATCGTCAATGGCTGCGAATATAGCGCCGACATCGGCGTGCCGAGCGTGCATATAGATAATGCCGCTGCCAGTGCCGATGCGGTCGAGCATCTGGTGGAACTCGGTCACCGCGCCATCGGCGTGATCACCGGGCCGCCGATCAGTCCGATCAGCCGCGATCGCCTTGCCGGCGCGTTGCGGGCGGCCGAGCGGCACGGGCTGGCGGACGAGCTCCAGTTGTACGAGGGCGATTACGGCGCCGATTCCGCGCACCGGGGCGCGCGGGCGCTGCTGGCCAAGGGCGTCACCG
Protein-coding regions in this window:
- a CDS encoding MFS transporter; this translates as MFLQFFVWGAWNVTLGLVMQTVGLGSLIANAFSVGPIASIVGSFLLGMAAARFLSPRMLMVALHLIGGVLLFILPTLLTPEHGASFVWLLLGYMILYMPTVGLANTIALKSFGERVDRFPFVRAFGTLGWIVAGLIIGWAHLSASPQIFQVAGVVSLALGLYSITLPNVQPDAPQGKSLAAEVFCTAAFGLMRNRSFLIFILCATLISIPLAMYYAYASPYVGVVGIENVGGTLAIGQMSELVFMFSMPWLYRRFGVKPLLLVGMIAWAVRYALFAIGDGGAGIWAIYLGVALHGVCYDFFFVAGAIYTGTIATPKGVNAQAQGMLTLFTYGVGMLLGSQIGGLLYAQLPANATVADWHHLWWYPAIAAAVIALLFQFTFKNNRNEVHA
- a CDS encoding LacI family DNA-binding transcriptional regulator, coding for MATIIEVAAAAGVSTATVSRVLSQPGRVAEATRVRVMEVVEALDYRPNVAARTLRTLRAAKILLTVPDISNPFFASVIRGAEEAARDTGYAVVLGDTRHDPEVEDQYAEMLSRREVDGLVFLGHRLPASLEALVARQGAAAPIVNGCEYSADIGVPSVHIDNAAASADAVEHLVELGHRAIGVITGPPISPISRDRLAGALRAAERHGLADELQLYEGDYGADSAHRGARALLAKGVTAIFCFSDEMALGAISAVSASGRSCPEDVSVIGFDDLPLARFFHPALTTIAQPKGMIGRRAVELLVGILRGVEPAERQITLVHELIRRASTGPAPTPR